DNA from Branchiostoma floridae strain S238N-H82 chromosome 15, Bfl_VNyyK, whole genome shotgun sequence:
GCGATCGCTTCTCGAATCAGAGTGTACAACTTACGTCAGCCTGCTCCGTTCTCAGACGAGTTTGTGGACGAAAAAAACGTAGAAGTTCGCTGTAAACACATGGTGGAAAACGCACAGGTCCAAGATGGCGTCCCTGACTGGCTAGTCGGCCACTATGCCCTAATAAGGTATGAagacgttgccatggcaccggCCGCCATGACGGAgaaattgtataattttatCGGTGCTGATAGTGACAAGGCGGTCTTTGATTGGCTGGCGGAAAACACAAACGCCACGGAGCCGGATAAAAATGTGTATTCCCGGAAGAGGAACTCCAGGGACACTGTTGACGCCTGGAGACGGAATCTGAGTCTGTCCGCGGTGCTGAAGATTCAGAAGATTTGCCGGGACGCCCTGGAGATGTTCGGGTACAGAACCGTGCAGGGACAGGCGGAACTAACCAACCTGAGTCTGTCTCTGGTGGGAGACATGGAGAACAACCTGGTGCAGATCTCGTGAGACTGAGATTATCATTATGAAAGTCCTAATAGCCAGTGTCTCTACTTGAACTCACCAACTTGTCGTTTCACATGTAGCGTTATAGTATTCGATCACGCACATGTGCAAACACAATTCGCATTTATGTACTTGTCAAACTGCTGTTGCGAGATATATACTTAAAACAAGTGACTAAACGTTAGAGTCACGCGCGCTTGAAATACGTTGAGCACAAATCCACGAGCCAGTAGCCCTAGTTGAATACACTGAGAAGAAACCACAAACTTTCCGATTCCGATGCACACGTAGTGTCTTAGTGTTCAGACAGTGCATACCCATGTTTAGGCTGCTGTTAcgatgtatatatatgtatgttaaaAAATTGTACAAGTAAAAAATGATTAGGATTGAACATGATTGAGTCACGTTTGAAACTTGTTGAACACTTCCTTAATACCTGTAATGTcgttattgttactttttgTTATTTAGGTGTTCTCATTCCTGtgtgtattttcttctttctgtttgtATATAAGAGGAGGTGACCTCGATAAGTAAGTTTGTTTTTCATCTTATCCTCTTAGAATAAAtgtggattttaaaaaaatcggaAGTGCTACCAAGACGTTGTGATCTGTAGGCTCAAGTGACTTGACTTATTACTTAATCTGTTACTCAAACGTTTCCATCAAACTTGGCTCTTCACTTTCGATAAATGTTTGCAGCAAAATTTTCTACTGTAGAGTGAGATGTGTATTGAATTTGTATGTAGATGTCTTAGACAATAAAGTACATCCAAAAGTATTACTTTGAAATGTGCGCTCTTTATTAttctttcttgttcttgtatgtATAGGTGATCGGGATATTGGCAATCATGCATCAAGCTCCCGGGGCTTGGGTATACAGTGAAGATAAGTTTATTAGGCATCAATACAATGTATTCGATATCACTTAATGGTAATATACATAtagagaatgaatgaatacatgaAATTATATTGCTCAATCGTACATGGTACAATATATGACAACAGATATCAAACAGCAATACTGCAAGGCTAATATATCCTACATTTAGGATGGCAAAATATTatgtacattcatgtatattACATAATGTCCTAATAAGTGTGAAGAATTTTACCGGATTTCAAGCGTAGCTTTGTCAGTTAGAACCATTTGTTTTAAGTATCAACTTTGCTTTAACGTATATCTTGAAACGGAAGTTCTAATAAGCCCTTGAATGTGAATATTAGCATGTGCGTGAACACTACAACGCTACATGTTAATCGGGAAGTTGGTAGTACTACGTTCAAGTAGAGATCTGGCTCGTGGACTTTCTCAATGACGACATCTCACGAGATCTGCACCAGGTTGTTGTCCATGTCTCCCACCAGAGACAGACTCAGGTTGGTTAGTTCCGCCTGTCCCTGCACGGTTCTGTACCCGAACATATCCAGGGCGTCCCGGCAAATCTTCTGAATCTTCAGCACCGCGGACAGGCTCAGATTCCGTCTCCAGGCGTCAACAGTGTCCCTGGAGTTCCTCTTCCGGGAATACACATTTTTATCCGGCTTCGTGGCGTTTGTGTTTTTCGCCAGCCAATTAGAGACAGCCTCGTCACCTTCGGTTCCAATGAAATAATACAGTTTCTCCGTCATGGCGGccggtgccatggcaacatctTCATACCTTATTAGGGCATAGTGACCGAGCAGCCAGTCTGGGACGCCATCTTGGGTCTGTACGTTTTCTACCAATTgcttacagagattttctgtTTTCGTTTCATCCACAAAGTCTTCTGCAAACGGAGTCGGTTCGTCTTTGTTGAAAATTCTGATCTGTGAAGCGGTCACGGCGCGAGGATCCCGGATGAGGTGGAGGATTTTGACTTCCCGACCGGTTTCCGACCCATTTGTCACGATTTGTTCAAAGAAGTTGATGTCCCAGATCCGTATGATCTTCGCGACGTTTAGCTGCGACTTTTGACACGCCTCGTTCAAAGCAGAAGCTACTGCATCTCTTGGAATGGGACAAACAGAGCCAGAGATGTTGGGTGTTCCCCGTTTGGAATGAGAATAGCTCTTACATAGTTTTGTCAAAGACGGGGTTCTTTGGACCACTGCAAAGGTTGGAGCTTTTAGGAAATAGTCCATGATGCCTTCAAGACTATCGAATTCACAACTAGCTATTCCTTGGAGTAGTTTTAGCTGCCATTCTGGGACGTTGTATGTCCCGTTGTCGTAGTACTGAGCTGCCCAAAGAGGTTCAAACAGGTAGAAAGACCCCGGATGTTGGTTGAAGATTTCTCCGACGAATGAGGAGCCGCTTCTCATCTGGGTAAATATGAAGACGGCAGTAGGAATGGAAGGCCTCATTTCATTGGTGGGCGTCACTTCGTTCTCGTAATCATTGGATACTGCCAAATATTTGTTAGTCGTGGACTCGATACGTATTCCTCCAGTTGTGCCTGCTGAAAATTCATATGCTGGTAAGTAGCCGGGTAGTGGGATTTTTGAAGTTTGAGCCCATAGGGCCCAATGTTCGCCTGACCAGATATATGCGATCACCGCCACTGTTAGGATGATGGGAAGAAGCTTGAAGATAGCCTTTAGAACCCTCATGACGTCACTCTAGTCTGCACCAACTCCAAGCTGTAAAACATTAACCAGTATATGGATAAATGGGACACCCTGACGTCAGTGGCCATCTAggtgtgtgttgtgtttcaaAGCGGCACACGGCGGTAGTTTGTATTATTACATTGAACAACTTGTGCCGCCATATTTTCATATCGCTCTGAAAGAATGTATAGTATCTGTGTCAATATTTgcatatacataaatacatatatatatatacatacacatatggtcaatattgaccgaaggaggccatatatatacacataataGGTCCTGTTTATGGCAAAATGTAATCGACCACCATACATATTTTGTTTCTAAGACTTACGTGCATTGATAATGTCCATAGCTTTACCAGAAGGTACGTTCcgaagagggggagggggtgcacaTGGTTGATGACTTGCAAAAGCTAAGAATTAACTACAAAGCTTGCTAGTTGAAGGTATGGCAGAATATGAACAGTAATATTATATAACAAAGGTATAAACGTTATAAAGGCTATTCGACAACTTAAACGTCAGAATAGGCATTATACGCTGccaaatacatacacacatctCAATAAATTCTACATAATTAAAATTCAACTCGAATTATTACAGGTATAGTAAACTTTTGTTATGCATGGTGTACTGTAATATGCGTTATGTCATCAGACAGAAAATCATAAATCGCACATTAAGATTATAAACGATTGACAAACGAAGCAATCGTTTTACTCACCGTAAAGACTATGACCCACACTTACCATATGCTAGCGTTCGCACGCAAAAGCATCTCCGTGGCACCTCGCTATTGACCAATGGCTGAGGGGGAGTGGCAATCAGATTTCAGCCTAACAACCCCTCTTCCTTCCATCCTTGCTTGTCCTTCTAGTCTCGCAATGAATATCTAATTAAGGCTGTCATATACTTAAGCCCAGATATTTTCGCCCTGAATTGTGGCTATCAATGGGTGATGAAGACTTTTTATTTGCATTGGTAGCATCGGATGACGTAAGCATACCTTGTGTATTGATTACGGAAGCATTTTATGTGTACTGGTCTGTAGGCCGAAAAGGTCGGGGGTCACCAAACTCAGCAAACATGCTAACATTGCATTCAGCCCGTCCCGTCGTATGATGTGTAATCTTATCTAACTGGGGCTAAATCTACGAATAAAGTCTGTACAAATAACAACTTTGCCCTCGAATAGTTCCGTACTGAAGTGGTCTGTTCCGATAGCAGCCACTTCAGCCTTCGATGCAACCGACGGGCAAGGTTGCTCATTAGCATATAGGATATGACGCCGACCAATGAAGAACTTCTCATGCCGTTCTACTTGTCGTAAGATGCGACCTCATTGTAAGAGCACCAGGCATGCTTTACTGATGTCTCGGCTAGCCACAAAGGATTTGCTATCTTGCAATTAGAAAATTGAATTCCAATTTACACTTAtacagtaccgactacgtttatggtccggtcCCACGCGGTTTACACGCGATTTAATCtcgattaaaagtcgtgcaaatcgcgattaaaagtcgtgcaagtcgcgatttGAACGCGATTGAATCGCGTGCGCTAATGAGCTGTAGCTATCTAATTAAAAATCTCGTGTCGTTTGTAAACGCGTTTACTCCCGGCACCCCGCCGactcaaaacaaaaggctttgttccgactgccccgccccttggtcgggcatttcaccgacgaaatattttgttcgttaatgagcagtgtttacttttgtaaatttgcatgatacttgtaagtcgtcattttcacgtatttgttgataattggTGAATAATACGGGGGCTGGACAGCGCCGCGGGTGTCGGCAATATTGTCCGAGGACCGCTGACGCTTTTTAGCTAAGATCGTAAAAGAAGTTCACAGTCAGCAAATTAATATATCGACATTCTCTCCTGGTACCAATTGCTCAGACTGAGTTAAATTTCTATACTATATCTTGATtagtaacttttcattttgctggtgttgtgttgttgcttttttatttatcacgaaatgtgcatttctcgataaaTTTGAACAGGCGTGTACACGTTACTGCTCGTCATCCAACACCGTCCAAAGGGTAcggatttgcaaaacatcggaggaaaattgccaacagcgatcatgttcacaacGCTGGGTATGGAaattgtgataagaaaacagtctcccgatagatattttctgatataaaataaatgtcaatgatgaatCCAGAAagcaacccgaactacgcaaaAGAAAATAGTCTTCACGGCTAAGCTTTTTCGTAAGCCTCAAAGGGAAGACGATGATGTCAACCGTCGAAACAAGCGGGTTGTCGGCGAATATAGTCTCCTACTTACAGTTTTTGGCGGGTTATCTTCgtataattttagtggaaggCCAGCAAAAAGAGatacaagttcgattcgccACATTTCCCCGTAAAATACGGCGTTACATTCCACcgaaaattatgtgtataaGCTGTACTGTACGTCACGGCAGAGAGTTGGGAAGAACTAGACGCGCGTGGGAAATGCAACTGGACGtgcggttaccatggcgacagctCCGGCGGTAGCCCTCTGAAGTAGCGCCTGCCTGATTATGAGATAAATCCAATCAACTTCCCTCCAATCACAGCCAGAAGCGGCGCTGACAAAGTggtaacaacaagaagaagcgTAGAACTAAcgctttgttgtgtttttttaaatcatttatcacgaaatgtgcattctttgataaaatttaaCACGTTACTGCTCGGCCAGCGTCGTCCGCAAGGCATAgataattttgcaaaacatcggagggACTTTTCCGGCATCGATCATTCTCACATCGCTGAGTAAGAATTCTGTGAACAGTCTGTCGATAATCATTTCCAACTTGAAGaaggtggtattttttttacggCATACTACAAAAGTCGTAACGGCAACCGAGCGGGTTGCCGGCAAAAATTGTCTCCTATTTACATTTTTAGGCGGGCTACTTTCGTCTAATTTTCGTGGAAGgtatatgataaaataatacAAGTTCGAATCTTTTGGACCCACAAAGGACTGACAGCATAAACACGATCGTCATCTAATATAAACGGAATTGCTGGGTTGAAGACTATACACTGACATGaatggactactagtatttatacgCATAAATTGACCGttttgcatgtatttaaatatgaataaaggataTTGTGTTTGGTCATAACTTAATATTTCTAGGAACGTTGATACTCCTTGGTTCGGCATCGGCAGCTAATTTTCTAGACTAGGAAAGTAGGATTCAGGTTTCCATCCGCCTGCTGATCGTCATGGTTACAAACTCGACAAACAAGACTTACCTGTTCATATCGGTAGCTAATTTTCTAGGCTAGGAAAGTAGGATTCGGATTTCTATCCGCCGGTTTCCTGGACATACAGCTGATCGTCATGGTTGCAACTcgaccaacaagacctacctgttatgTTCCTGACCGCCTCGGACGTTCCTGGTCGTCGGGCAGTGGACCCACGCAACCATATTCAAGGGGCATACGTCTTGGTTCGACACAGACAATTGTTATTTTGCCGAAAATTTCTTCATCAGTTATTGGTTTTCTTGTTGAGTATGTGATCAAGTTTTTCTAACCTGTCATTGATTCAGTTAAAAGTTGCGTTAGCGTTACTAACAttacttctacttctagtattttacgtttctaaaatgaacatgtttttagtCAGTTTATCTACAACTGTTATGCGCTGTTCAAAGAGGTTCACTCTTTTACTAAAAGGGCCTATACGTTTACGGTTGTTTTTCAgcaacatatagatatataaatttagCTGGTCGGGATACTACGAAGAGGGATTTGACCAATGAAATAGGTAAACACGATATATCATTGCCTTTGGAacatgaaaggtaagtttactACCGATGTTATCGATCATCATTCGGCAGCTTCTACACCAGTCGGATCGTCATCATCTGTTCCGAATGTTGGAAAAACGGTAGGTTGTCcgtgaatatgaatatgtccgTGTACAAACTTTAATTAATAAAGAAATTTTATAcacttaaacatttaaaaacattcttaATTCATTGGTCGTGGCTCCTTTAATATGAACCAGTTGGGAAATGAATTATAAAATTTGGAATACAGAATTTATAGATCATCCACCCCTGCGACATTGCCACAAAGTTCAAATATGACGTACGCTATCGCTGCGTGTGCAGTCTACGAAGTATTTTAATTAGTCTAGATCTGCTCTAGAAATtgtcaataatacaaataaaacaaagttagaTAAATCAAGTAGGTTGATAAAACCCCCTTggataaaccaagaaaaaataaccacataTTAAACACGGGGCTAGATCGGAGTAGAAAATAAACGCAGAATATTGCAACAGTCAACGTGGCCTTCTTCTGTGGGAACATACTTTCAAAGAAGCCGCTCCTTACCgtgcatgtgtcaatcaaattgagcAGCACGtgagaccagaccagaccaaattctggaggtttacaatgtaatttttctacaaGTTTACCAGCACCGTAACAGTTACGTCAATCGTGTACTTACACACACTAAACAATCAAAACAGCTGTTGATTTTATCGCAACGATATAAGTTTCATATTTGCGCTCAAATAACCCAATCTTCCACaacctgtcccacgttctggacCCCACACAAACCGTGTACACGtctaaatgtaatatgatatgctagTAGTCGCGCCGTGGCGAACTTTAGGAAGGTTggaatatttataaacaggtcACGTTCCACCGGAGGCGGGGCGGCGCTTGAAGTTCGGATgtagatacttacatgtagtatctgcCGGTCGAAGCCTGTTTACTTGGTAGTGAGACCGCCAGGATTTTGTACGACTACACTGGTCGCACTGGACATTCCTTGTTgttcattctgaaactgaaagacTAGTGTACTTACCTATCAGTTCGGAACATGATTAACTTGTCTTCACTTTCATCGATAGAtaagaaatgcaaacacagactATTGTAGCTATTTACAGTGGCAAGTATCGTGTAGTGTGGGCGAATTTGATATCGCTACACCAGCGTACAAATAATGCAACAACAGAAATAGGACACAAATAATTCAACATAGAGTCGGTAGGTTTTTTTCGGGTGGTCCTGACACTGGCCGCGGTAGCGGGCCGTCCTCGTCACGCAtggtcagacagaagcagaatttactccatgttttctgatttagaaaaacacatcttgccattcttgggaaaaaaacaatttatttgatgttttcttgtcatgtacgtataagattcaaacttgcactacacagtcggttcctcaaaattgtagcaaatcttccGAGAAAGAACGTGGTAGGTTAGGTAGCGGCGCGGGTGCGAGGTCgcaccatacattttgtatcttcggaaggattttttccggtacgtgaccctggcgctagccacggcagtgccgaaagatcggggtccagtaaaagcatactttgccatatattctgcttaagaaaaagacacctttgtggaaatttatttcttattctttaattttcacgtatcaaatttaaacatgtgcggaacagtcggtttctcaaaattgtagcaaatcttcGGAATGATTTTTTCCGGTACGTGACCCTGCCGCTAGCCACGGCAGCGCCGAAAGATCGGGGTtcagtaaaagcatactttgccatatattctgcttaagaaaaacacacttttgtggaaatttatttgtttttctttaattttcacgtatcagatttaaacatgtgcggaacagtcggttcctcaaaattgCAGCAAATCTTCTAGAAATATCGTGGTTGGGAGCGGCGCGGGTGCGTTCTAGACTGCGAGGTTATGCGTTAGTTCAGAAACAAATTGGGAAATTGGGCGTGATACGTTCTCCGCCCTCCGCGCGGGGGTCTGCATATGAAAAGAAGCCGATTTCTGCCAAACCCCGAACTTTGGACGGCACGGGCGTGtctagaaaatgtttatgaaaagaagagGCGTGTCTGAAATCTATTCATTGATCGTCTAAACGCGGTTAGACGTGATTTCATGCATATCAGACGCGGGTACACACATATCTAATCGCGTTTTACCCGAGAATTGCACGAGTTTTAATCGCGATTTACACGAGATGtaatcgcgacttgcacgacttttgCACGCGATTAAATCGCGT
Protein-coding regions in this window:
- the LOC118432240 gene encoding carbohydrate sulfotransferase 3-like is translated as MRVLKAIFKLLPIILTVAVIAYIWSGEHWALWAQTSKIPLPGYLPAYEFSAGTTGGIRIESTTNKYLAVSNDYENEVTPTNEMRPSIPTAVFIFTQMRSGSSFVGEIFNQHPGSFYLFEPLWAAQYYDNGTYNVPEWQLKLLQGIASCEFDSLEGIMDYFLKAPTFAVVQRTPSLTKLCKSYSHSKRGTPNISGSVCPIPRDAVASALNEACQKSQLNVAKIIRIWDINFFEQIVTNGSETGREVKILHLIRDPRAVTASQIRIFNKDEPTPFAEDFVDETKTENLCKQLVENVQTQDGVPDWLLGHYALIRYEDVAMAPAAMTEKLYYFIGTEGDEAVSNWLAKNTNATKPDKNVYSRKRNSRDTVDAWRRNLSLSAVLKIQKICRDALDMFGYRTVQGQAELTNLSLSLVGDMDNNLVQIS